AGTTCTGGGAATACCACGATATTCTGTTCGCAAACCAGGACGCGTTGGATAACGCGAAGCTCGCTGAGTATGGGGCCGAAGTGGGTGTAGACGCTGCCGCAATCGAGGCCGCCCTGAGCAACGAGGCCTACCAAGCACGAGTCATTGAAGACCTCAAATTGGCGCAGGTCGTTGGGGTCAACGGCACGCCGACATCGTTCGTCAACGGCATCATCGTCCGAGGCGCAGTGCCGGACGGCTGGACCGAACTCATCGACTCACAAATCGAGCTCGCTGAGAGCATCAAAGACCGCGGCCTCAGTGGCGAAGACCTCTACCAGGCGTTGGTGGAACTCAATAACGCGGAGTGAGCATTGAGGCGATTTTGGCCCTTGATGTGTGTGCTCTTGTTGAGTTGTGCGGCGCCTGATTTACCGGGACCGCGTGGTGCTGAAGAGTATTCGGGCCAGATTCCATTTGGCAATTCGGCCAATCCGGCGTTGTTGGAAAGTCGCCTGGAGCACCAAAGAGAGGGAGGGCAAGCGGACGAGTCGTTGCTGAGTTCCGTGGCGAGTCTTTGGTTTGCAGTCTACCAGCACACGTGGAGTCGAGCTGACGGGCCCACCTGCCGTTTCAAGCCGACGTGTTCAGCGTTTGCGCGCGAAGCCATACAAAAACACGGCTTCAAGGGGATCGCGTTGGCCTTTGCGCGCCTTCAGCGCAACCATTCGCATCCTGAATTCTACGGGACCTCGCCGGACGGGCGCCTGAAGAATCCCGTCGAGGATTACGAGTAATGCTGCACGCGAGCCCAAAGCCAGATTATCCGGTGGTCTCAAGGTATCCCGAAGGTTTTCCAGAGGGCACCCATTGGTACGAGGTCGGCCCAGAAGGCGCCCCGGTTTTGGTCCTAGTTCACGGCTATCTGGCTCAAGCGATGGCGTGGCGGTTTGTGGTGGCCGAGCTCAGCAAACACTGGCGAGTTTTGGTCTTGGACCTGCCGGGCCACGGGCTCGACCGGAGTTTCAAGGGGATAGCGCCGACCATTGTGTCACTCAGCCATTGGCTCGAGACGATCGTGCGAGAACTTGAGAGTCGGCACGGTCGCGTAGATGTGGTGGCGCACTCACTCGGGGCGCTAATGGCGGGGATGGCGGACTTCAACTCTGGGCGCTACGTCTTGGCGAGCCCTGGGATGAGGCTTCCAAGGGCCCCAGGTGCCCCCGAAATCATCTCGAGACTCCCACCCGGACTTAACCGGCTCGTGGCGCATCAAGTGACCCTGAGGCTTTTTGAGCCGCTGCAATGGGAACACGCACGCATGAGTCGAGACGAGCGAAAAACCTACATGGAGCCGCTCAAGGAACGCGACCGCATCAAGTTTTTGATCGACCTCGGGGCCGATTTACTGCGCGAGCCCGACCGCCTAAAGTACTTAAAGCCCAAGACTAATCTGCTCTTCCTCTGGGGAGAAAAGGACCCGATGTTGCCGCTCAAGGACGCGATATTGCTGCGGGAAGCGTATGACGGCGCCGTCCTGCATGTCCTTGAAGGTGCCGGACACGCGTTGATGGAAGACTATCCGGGCCCGTTCCTAGAGCATGTTCTCGATCACTTGTTGTATACGAAACTTACCACCAAATGAATCTGTCCCTTCTATCCTCGCATCTCTGAGGTAGGATAGGAGATTGATTCAACATGAAGAACCTTGCACTGATAAAGCTTGTAGACGAGTTAGGGCTCGTCCCCAAAGCTGAGCTTGAGCACGCGCTTGAGCGGTCGGAAAAGCGAGGTACGTCTCTGATCCAAGAGTTGGACGAGCTCGGACTGATCGAAGAATGTCTTCTGGCCAAGCTCCTGGCTGATCGTACGGGCCTCCCGATGCTTCCGAGCTTGTGTGCGGAGGAGTGTATGGCGCAGGCGCTCGATGAGAGCATTGCGACCGCCATCGGGGGTGTTGCGGTGGGCCAGAAGAACGGCTCGTTGGTCATTGCTTTGTCCAATCCGCTGGCCACCTGCCCGATTGAACTAAAA
This Microvenator marinus DNA region includes the following protein-coding sequences:
- a CDS encoding alpha/beta fold hydrolase, whose protein sequence is MLHASPKPDYPVVSRYPEGFPEGTHWYEVGPEGAPVLVLVHGYLAQAMAWRFVVAELSKHWRVLVLDLPGHGLDRSFKGIAPTIVSLSHWLETIVRELESRHGRVDVVAHSLGALMAGMADFNSGRYVLASPGMRLPRAPGAPEIISRLPPGLNRLVAHQVTLRLFEPLQWEHARMSRDERKTYMEPLKERDRIKFLIDLGADLLREPDRLKYLKPKTNLLFLWGEKDPMLPLKDAILLREAYDGAVLHVLEGAGHALMEDYPGPFLEHVLDHLLYTKLTTK
- the yidD gene encoding membrane protein insertion efficiency factor YidD, producing MRRFWPLMCVLLLSCAAPDLPGPRGAEEYSGQIPFGNSANPALLESRLEHQREGGQADESLLSSVASLWFAVYQHTWSRADGPTCRFKPTCSAFAREAIQKHGFKGIALAFARLQRNHSHPEFYGTSPDGRLKNPVEDYE